One segment of Shewanella piezotolerans WP3 DNA contains the following:
- the flgJ gene encoding flagellar assembly peptidoglycan hydrolase FlgJ: MDKLSNASQFLDLGGLDSLRSKARNGENSALKEVAQQFEGIFVQMLMTSMRDANAVFESDSPMNSQYTKFYEQMHDQQMSLNLSGEGMLGLADLMVQQLDPANSPMTPASVLRGDSNSSAKSNAFTLDNPHAMQMPATRSMSAVPVDTAVNSTVNTAVAPQTLDALLSGKVLPSAALTADKSQADFTSQDEFVSRLYPHAEKAAKELGTTPEVLIAQSALETGWGQKMVKGAAGQQSNNLFNIKADSRWQGDKAQVSTLEYEQGVAVKQKADFRVYEDIGQSFNDFVSFVSNSDRYQDATTKAANPAAFVQSLQDAGYATDPKYADKVMQVMKTITRDFKDVLQGVKQ, from the coding sequence ATGGATAAGCTGTCGAATGCATCGCAATTTTTGGATCTGGGAGGGTTGGACTCACTCAGATCCAAAGCCCGAAATGGCGAAAACAGTGCACTAAAAGAAGTTGCACAACAGTTTGAAGGTATTTTCGTGCAAATGCTGATGACCAGTATGCGAGATGCTAACGCAGTGTTTGAATCCGACAGCCCTATGAACAGCCAATACACCAAGTTTTATGAGCAGATGCATGACCAACAAATGTCCCTCAACCTATCTGGTGAAGGCATGCTGGGGTTAGCTGATTTAATGGTGCAACAACTCGACCCTGCTAACAGCCCAATGACGCCAGCCTCAGTACTTAGGGGCGACAGCAACAGCTCCGCGAAATCAAACGCTTTTACACTTGATAATCCACATGCGATGCAAATGCCGGCCACAAGAAGCATGAGCGCGGTGCCCGTTGACACAGCAGTAAACTCAACCGTAAATACAGCCGTGGCACCACAAACCTTAGATGCCTTATTAAGTGGCAAAGTCTTGCCGTCGGCGGCATTAACTGCTGATAAATCACAAGCCGATTTTACTAGCCAAGATGAATTTGTTAGTCGGCTTTACCCTCATGCAGAGAAAGCGGCAAAAGAGCTCGGCACAACACCAGAGGTACTAATCGCTCAATCAGCATTGGAAACAGGTTGGGGCCAGAAAATGGTAAAAGGTGCGGCTGGTCAGCAAAGCAATAACCTATTCAATATTAAAGCAGATAGCCGCTGGCAAGGTGACAAAGCACAAGTCAGCACCCTTGAATATGAGCAGGGTGTGGCGGTTAAGCAAAAAGCAGATTTTCGGGTTTATGAGGATATCGGGCAGAGCTTTAATGACTTTGTATCATTTGTTTCTAACAGTGACCGCTACCAAGATGCGACGACAAAGGCGGCTAATCCAGCTGCATTTGTACAGTCACTGCAAGATGCGGGTTACGCAACTGACCCAAAGTATGCCGATAAAGTCATGCAGGTCATGAAAACAATCACACGTGATTTTAAAGATGTTTTACAAGGGGTGAAGCAATGA
- the flgH gene encoding flagellar basal body L-ring protein FlgH translates to MNRYWILLVIAVLSGCSSTNEKPIADDPYYAPVYPEAPPTKIAATGSMYQDSQASSLYSDIKALKVGDIITVMLMESTQAKKSANNEIKKGTDLSLDPIYAGGGNVTIGGNPIDLRYKDSMNTKRESDADQSNSLSGSISANVMQVLNNGNLVIRGEKWISINNGDEFVRITGIVRAQDIRPDNTIDSPRVANARIQYSGTGTFAEVQKVGWLSSFFMGSWWPF, encoded by the coding sequence ATGAATCGTTATTGGATTTTACTCGTTATTGCTGTGCTTTCAGGTTGTAGTTCAACCAATGAAAAGCCAATTGCAGACGATCCTTATTATGCGCCTGTTTATCCTGAAGCGCCGCCAACGAAAATAGCAGCGACAGGGTCAATGTATCAAGACAGCCAAGCTTCTAGCCTTTACTCCGATATTAAAGCTTTGAAAGTGGGCGATATTATTACTGTCATGTTGATGGAATCGACTCAAGCTAAAAAGAGCGCCAATAACGAAATCAAAAAAGGTACTGACCTGTCACTTGACCCCATTTATGCCGGTGGTGGAAACGTCACCATTGGTGGCAATCCTATCGACCTGCGTTACAAAGACAGCATGAATACAAAGCGCGAATCTGACGCCGACCAAAGTAACAGCTTATCAGGCAGTATCTCAGCTAACGTGATGCAAGTGCTCAATAACGGTAACTTGGTTATTCGCGGTGAGAAGTGGATAAGTATCAACAACGGTGACGAATTTGTGCGTATTACCGGTATTGTGCGTGCTCAAGATATTCGCCCTGATAACACCATTGATTCACCGCGAGTAGCCAATGCACGTATTCAATATAGCGGCACTGGAACATTTGCAGAAGTTCAAAAAGTGGGCTGGCTGAGCTCATTCTTTATGGGTAGCTGGTGGCCGTTTTAG
- a CDS encoding flagellar basal body P-ring protein FlgI produces the protein MKLKLALLCAILVIASPVHAQRIKDIANVQGVRSNQLIGYGLVVGLPGTGEKTRYTEQTFKTMLKNFGINLPDNFRPKIKNVAVVAVSANMPPFIKPGQTLDVSVSSLGEAKSLRGGMLLQTFLKGVDGNVYAIAQGSMVVSGFSAEGQDGSKVIQNTPTVGRIPNGAIIERTVATPFSTGDYLTFNLRRADFSTAKRLSDAINDLLGPGMARPLDAASVQVSAPRDVSQRVSFLATLENIEVEPAAESAKVIVNSRTGTIVVGQDVKLLPAAVTHGGLTVTIAEATQVSQPNPFAGGQTVVTTDSTIDVAEDDSRMFMFNPGTTLDELVRAVNLVGAAPSDVLAILEALKMAGALHGELIII, from the coding sequence ATGAAACTTAAACTGGCATTACTGTGTGCAATTTTAGTAATTGCATCGCCAGTACATGCACAGCGCATTAAGGACATTGCCAATGTTCAAGGGGTGCGAAGTAACCAATTGATTGGTTATGGCTTAGTGGTTGGTTTACCCGGAACCGGTGAAAAAACCCGTTATACCGAACAAACCTTCAAAACTATGTTGAAGAACTTTGGCATTAATCTACCTGATAATTTCAGGCCTAAAATTAAGAATGTCGCGGTAGTTGCAGTGAGTGCCAATATGCCGCCGTTTATTAAGCCTGGTCAAACACTTGATGTTTCCGTTTCAAGTTTGGGTGAAGCTAAGAGCTTACGTGGCGGCATGCTATTACAGACCTTCCTTAAAGGTGTAGACGGTAATGTCTATGCCATTGCTCAAGGCAGTATGGTGGTGAGTGGTTTTAGTGCTGAGGGACAAGATGGCTCTAAGGTGATCCAAAATACTCCAACGGTTGGCCGCATTCCAAATGGAGCGATTATTGAGCGCACGGTAGCCACACCGTTTTCAACTGGTGACTACCTCACCTTTAACCTGCGCCGCGCTGACTTTTCAACAGCAAAAAGATTATCAGATGCTATCAATGACTTATTAGGCCCAGGAATGGCGCGGCCACTTGATGCCGCATCAGTGCAGGTGAGCGCTCCTCGTGATGTTTCACAACGGGTCTCTTTTCTTGCAACACTGGAAAATATCGAAGTAGAACCTGCCGCTGAATCGGCAAAGGTGATTGTTAACTCACGTACCGGCACCATTGTTGTTGGCCAAGACGTCAAATTATTGCCAGCTGCCGTTACCCACGGTGGGCTAACGGTAACGATTGCTGAGGCAACGCAGGTTTCGCAGCCCAATCCGTTCGCGGGTGGTCAAACAGTCGTCACTACCGACAGTACTATTGATGTCGCTGAAGATGATAGTCGCATGTTTATGTTTAACCCTGGTACCACGCTAGACGAGCTAGTACGGGCGGTTAACCTAGTAGGCGCTGCGCCATCAGACGTGTTAGCAATACTAGAAGCGTTAAAGATGGCAGGGGCTTTGCATGGAGAACTGATAATAATCTAA